One [Clostridium] saccharolyticum WM1 DNA segment encodes these proteins:
- a CDS encoding DUF7768 domain-containing protein, which translates to MVYIASPLRGDYNTNIKNAVEYCSLAGEQGVLPLAPHIIFSQWCNDTIPEQREKGLQLGLALLEKVDELWVMGTEFSQGMQGEVEFALNHKIPIFFVTHPHDPAYYPVSADENRLLTSVDCTPESNRENYEGQLVVLRHEHLKPEYRTPRNQIWTVTHGPGCRPDYVHSDTIHLTHPVDGDRMAVGRGEVWGVAAPEALAWISNAYSEFDATLLPGATPEGELCR; encoded by the coding sequence ATGGTGTATATCGCAAGTCCCCTGCGTGGGGACTATAACACCAATATTAAAAATGCTGTGGAGTATTGCAGCCTTGCAGGGGAGCAGGGTGTCCTTCCCCTTGCCCCTCACATCATTTTCAGCCAATGGTGCAACGATACCATTCCTGAACAGCGTGAAAAAGGCTTGCAGCTTGGCCTTGCCCTGCTGGAAAAGGTCGATGAACTTTGGGTCATGGGAACTGAATTCAGCCAAGGGATGCAGGGAGAGGTTGAATTTGCTCTGAATCACAAGATACCGATATTTTTCGTGACCCACCCCCATGACCCAGCTTACTACCCTGTCAGTGCCGATGAAAACAGGCTTTTAACTTCAGTTGACTGTACCCCCGAAAGCAACCGGGAAAACTACGAGGGGCAGCTTGTGGTACTTCGGCATGAACATCTAAAGCCGGAGTATAGGACACCCCGCAATCAGATATGGACTGTCACCCATGGCCCCGGCTGTCGCCCGGATTATGTCCACAGTGATACCATTCACCTAACGCACCCCGTGGACGGGGATCGTATGGCTGTTGGACGAGGTGAGGTATGGGGAGTTGCGGCGCCGGAGGCTTTGGCGTGGATTAGCAATGCTTACTCTGAGTTTGACGCCACCCTGCTCCCCGGTGCTACACCGGAAGGGGAGCTTTGCCGATGA
- a CDS encoding helix-turn-helix domain-containing protein: MDLAQKFKQLRTQRGISVYKLSKETDISENYIRKIEKGESQPSVLVLEKLLKRLGTTISEFYNESNDVLYPTAYERELIESVRVLNQEKADAVLHFAKLMAK, from the coding sequence ATGGATTTAGCTCAAAAATTCAAACAGCTCCGAACGCAAAGGGGCATTAGTGTTTATAAGCTGTCAAAGGAAACTGACATATCGGAAAATTATATTCGCAAAATTGAGAAAGGCGAAAGCCAGCCGTCTGTGCTTGTGCTTGAAAAGCTATTGAAACGCCTTGGCACAACGATTTCGGAATTCTATAACGAAAGTAACGATGTGCTGTACCCCACTGCATACGAACGGGAACTTATAGAAAGTGTCCGTGTGCTGAATCAAGAAAAGGCTGATGCGGTTCTCCATTTCGCAAAGCTGATGGCAAAGTAA
- the mobP3 gene encoding MobP3 family relaxase — protein sequence MSLLVYKQRFKNPNYKSTAGKNYAHVRYIATRPRVSKNEGMNHGLFGKLSPGPVTEFEDWRDVARLVYVNSKKHITMYRSVISFDEETAAELNLTDQKAWQRYIENHIMTIAEKNNIRREHLQWACALHKEKHHPHIHVVFWDTSSRVKNPFTPPAVPNAIRKQLIKDTFAERIRAYGEQKNKSTAELRSISNELVDEFEQHLRRLGKDQYKRLRDDYDEENELSGSFDFDDEVLNETADRVFRLKSALPPTGRIAYQLLTPEIKAKVDELVSYLLENVPALREQKERYIDSKMKMTLLYGGSDEYLGSLRNRFAGEADKIIANRVLGMVKTLNRLDYEIKSEEYQSARRSYFAEQMLMEALDMLSGLTRDNDSRFDDWEKKNGRELSKDAKKELFLKLQDKGYEH from the coding sequence ATCTCCCTTTTAGTCTATAAGCAGAGATTCAAAAATCCCAATTATAAAAGCACCGCTGGCAAGAATTATGCTCATGTGCGCTATATTGCCACCAGACCGAGGGTTTCTAAAAATGAGGGCATGAATCATGGATTGTTCGGGAAGCTCTCCCCTGGTCCTGTTACCGAGTTTGAGGACTGGCGTGATGTGGCAAGGCTGGTCTATGTCAATTCCAAAAAGCATATCACCATGTACCGCAGCGTGATTTCGTTTGACGAGGAAACAGCCGCCGAACTGAACCTGACCGACCAAAAGGCATGGCAGCGGTATATTGAAAACCACATTATGACGATTGCCGAAAAAAACAATATCCGGCGTGAGCATTTGCAATGGGCCTGCGCGCTCCACAAAGAAAAACACCACCCCCATATCCATGTGGTATTTTGGGATACCTCATCACGGGTCAAAAATCCCTTTACCCCGCCTGCCGTTCCCAATGCCATCAGAAAGCAGCTCATTAAAGATACCTTTGCGGAGCGCATCCGTGCCTATGGGGAGCAGAAAAATAAGTCCACCGCCGAACTGCGCAGTATCAGCAATGAACTGGTAGACGAGTTTGAACAGCATCTGCGGCGGCTGGGCAAGGATCAGTATAAGCGGCTCCGTGATGACTATGATGAGGAAAATGAACTATCCGGCAGCTTTGATTTTGACGATGAGGTTCTGAATGAAACCGCCGACCGTGTATTTCGTCTTAAATCCGCGCTCCCGCCCACCGGCCGCATTGCCTATCAGCTTTTGACCCCGGAGATCAAGGCCAAGGTGGATGAGCTGGTATCATATCTTCTTGAAAATGTCCCTGCACTTAGGGAGCAGAAAGAACGCTACATAGACAGCAAAATGAAGATGACCCTGCTATATGGCGGCAGTGATGAATACCTCGGCAGCCTGCGGAACCGCTTTGCCGGGGAAGCGGACAAAATTATTGCAAACCGTGTGCTGGGTATGGTAAAGACCTTGAACCGGCTGGACTATGAAATAAAGTCCGAGGAATACCAAAGCGCCCGCCGTTCCTATTTTGCTGAACAGATGTTAATGGAAGCGTTGGATATGCTTTCCGGTCTGACCCGTGATAATGACAGCCGATTTGATGATTGGGAGAAGAAAAACGGCCGGGAGCTGTCAAAGGACGCGAAAAAGGAACTGTTTTTGAAGCTGCAGGATAAAGGCTATGAACATTAA
- a CDS encoding ribbon-helix-helix domain-containing protein has product MPEKSLKRSINFSPETLKALDTLAAKNNTTTSELVRQFVEKGLSIEGYTQDIDFIARIIRQELMAVYHLEDIKSVVEQQTNRIAKMHMKSGKIDAAAFFLLIKVLMNIAHEGTEDQFDQMLNEAITLGVDYMQKKDFQINSFLQDTDNLRRLAEKL; this is encoded by the coding sequence ATGCCTGAAAAAAGCCTGAAACGGTCTATCAATTTTTCGCCCGAAACCTTGAAAGCATTGGACACACTTGCGGCGAAAAACAACACTACCACCTCGGAACTGGTCCGTCAGTTTGTCGAAAAGGGGCTTTCCATTGAGGGATACACGCAGGACATTGATTTCATCGCAAGGATTATCCGGCAGGAGCTGATGGCAGTTTATCACCTTGAGGATATTAAGTCCGTGGTGGAACAGCAGACAAACCGCATTGCCAAAATGCACATGAAGTCCGGTAAAATTGACGCCGCTGCCTTCTTCCTGCTTATCAAGGTTTTAATGAACATTGCCCATGAGGGTACGGAGGATCAGTTTGACCAGATGCTGAATGAGGCCATCACGCTGGGCGTTGACTATATGCAGAAAAAAGATTTTCAAATCAACAGCTTTTTGCAAGACACAGACAATCTGCGTAGACTTGCAGAGAAACTGTAA
- a CDS encoding ArsR/SmtB family transcription factor → MSNKYAENVGLFKALADMNRLMIVDMLSCGELCACNILEKFHITQPTLSHHMKILCDCGLVSGRKEGKWMYYSLNSEKVQDFKNFLCAITIDKEDCICKEGECNCGKE, encoded by the coding sequence TTGAGCAATAAATACGCTGAAAATGTTGGGTTGTTCAAAGCCCTTGCAGACATGAACCGGCTTATGATCGTGGATATGCTGTCCTGCGGTGAGCTATGTGCCTGCAACATTTTAGAGAAGTTCCATATTACGCAGCCAACCCTTTCTCACCACATGAAAATCCTTTGCGATTGCGGCTTGGTGAGTGGGCGTAAAGAGGGTAAGTGGATGTACTACTCACTGAACAGTGAAAAGGTGCAAGATTTCAAAAATTTTTTATGCGCCATTACCATTGACAAAGAGGACTGCATTTGTAAGGAAGGAGAGTGTAATTGTGGAAAAGAATAA
- the arsB gene encoding ACR3 family arsenite efflux transporter has product MEKNKQNQSIGFFEKYLTVWVLICMATGILIGKFLPAVPVFLGRFEYAQISIPIAVLIWIMIYPMMMKVDFQSIKNVRNNPQGLIISSGTSWLIKPFLMFGLAAFFFYVVFKNLIPADLAKSYVAGAVLLGAAPCTAMVFVWSNLTKGDPAHTLVQVAVNDLIILVAFVPIVSFLLGVNDMFVPWDTLFLSIVLFVVIPLVGGALTRNIVVKKKGIQHFNENFIPKFDGITTIGLLLTLIIIFTFQGDAILSNPLHVLLIAVPLVLQNVITAAFAYFMCKVCKQPHNIAAPAALIGASDFFELSVAVAIALYGPTSPVVLVCTVGVLTEVPVMLILVNVVNRTKGWFAK; this is encoded by the coding sequence GTGGAAAAGAATAAACAAAATCAAAGTATCGGCTTTTTTGAAAAATATCTGACGGTATGGGTACTCATTTGCATGGCGACAGGTATTTTAATAGGCAAATTTCTGCCTGCCGTTCCAGTCTTTTTGGGACGCTTTGAGTATGCACAAATATCCATCCCCATCGCCGTGCTGATATGGATTATGATTTATCCTATGATGATGAAGGTGGATTTTCAGTCGATTAAAAATGTCCGCAACAACCCGCAGGGACTGATCATTTCAAGCGGAACAAGTTGGCTTATTAAGCCGTTTTTGATGTTCGGATTGGCGGCGTTCTTTTTTTATGTGGTGTTCAAAAATCTGATCCCCGCAGACCTCGCTAAAAGCTATGTGGCCGGAGCCGTACTCTTAGGGGCCGCCCCCTGCACGGCGATGGTATTTGTATGGAGTAATCTGACAAAGGGCGACCCTGCACATACGCTTGTGCAAGTGGCTGTCAATGATCTCATTATTCTTGTGGCGTTTGTGCCCATCGTCTCATTCCTGCTGGGCGTAAATGATATGTTCGTGCCGTGGGATACCCTGTTTCTGTCCATTGTCTTGTTTGTAGTAATACCACTCGTTGGCGGAGCTTTGACAAGGAATATCGTAGTCAAGAAAAAAGGCATACAGCACTTTAATGAAAATTTTATTCCTAAGTTTGATGGCATTACCACCATTGGATTGCTGCTAACCCTCATTATCATATTCACTTTTCAGGGCGACGCCATTTTAAGCAATCCGCTTCATGTGCTGCTCATTGCTGTACCCTTAGTCCTGCAAAACGTCATTACAGCCGCTTTTGCCTATTTCATGTGCAAAGTATGCAAACAACCGCATAACATAGCCGCACCCGCCGCGCTAATCGGCGCATCGGACTTCTTTGAATTATCCGTTGCCGTGGCGATTGCTTTGTACGGCCCGACCTCACCCGTGGTTCTTGTCTGCACAGTTGGAGTGCTGACAGAGGTGCCTGTTATGTTGATCCTTGTGAATGTAGTCAATCGGACGAAAGGGTGGTTTGCCAAATGA
- the arsD gene encoding arsenite efflux transporter metallochaperone ArsD produces MKQLLIDFLYLDLNTCERCMATDETLKQALKILSGVFDTLGLEVKINSVNITSRELAEEYRFISSPTIRVNGVDICNELVESECADCGDLCGDSVDCRVFVYEGKNYEQPPVPMIVDGILKAIYGGQSQGTETYKLPDNLDKFFSGKNSCCDSNCCCGDTPSSNNLVKDEKAEVSQAYICYCNHVTKNDIINAIRNKGARTVDEVIKLTGAMKDSNCAANNPKGVCCYPDIVETFNYYKESAVMKTMSIYEPAMCCETGICGVGVDPELLRISTVFNNLQKNGITAARFNLNSAPQAFINNTDINRLIMGDGVESLPATVIDGKIVKTKAYPTNEEIAAWLEIPASYLEATENKKADGGCCCSEGCC; encoded by the coding sequence ATGAAGCAGCTTCTTATTGATTTTCTCTATCTCGATTTGAATACCTGCGAGCGGTGCATGGCAACAGATGAAACGCTCAAACAGGCGCTTAAAATCCTGTCCGGCGTATTTGATACACTCGGTCTTGAAGTCAAGATCAACTCGGTTAACATTACATCGAGGGAGCTTGCGGAGGAATATCGCTTTATAAGCTCTCCGACCATCCGCGTGAACGGCGTGGATATCTGCAATGAGCTTGTAGAAAGCGAATGCGCGGATTGCGGTGACCTATGCGGTGATAGCGTTGACTGTCGGGTGTTCGTCTACGAGGGTAAAAACTACGAGCAGCCGCCTGTACCGATGATTGTGGACGGCATCTTAAAGGCCATCTACGGTGGGCAATCTCAAGGAACAGAAACCTATAAGCTTCCAGACAATCTCGATAAGTTTTTTAGCGGTAAAAATAGCTGCTGTGATAGCAACTGTTGCTGTGGTGATACACCGTCAAGCAATAACTTAGTGAAGGATGAGAAAGCAGAAGTATCGCAGGCGTACATTTGTTATTGCAATCACGTTACAAAGAATGACATCATCAATGCTATTCGGAACAAGGGAGCAAGAACTGTTGATGAAGTTATCAAACTGACAGGCGCAATGAAAGATAGCAACTGCGCCGCCAACAATCCCAAGGGTGTATGCTGTTACCCTGATATAGTAGAAACATTCAATTATTATAAGGAGAGTGCTGTTATGAAAACAATGTCCATCTATGAACCAGCCATGTGCTGTGAAACCGGTATCTGCGGTGTCGGTGTTGATCCCGAACTGCTCCGTATTTCCACAGTGTTCAATAATCTACAAAAGAACGGCATTACCGCCGCTCGCTTTAATTTGAATAGCGCCCCGCAAGCGTTTATTAACAACACCGATATCAACAGACTGATTATGGGCGATGGCGTCGAGTCTTTACCTGCCACGGTCATTGACGGTAAAATTGTCAAAACCAAGGCATACCCCACTAATGAGGAAATTGCAGCATGGCTTGAAATCCCAGCATCGTATCTGGAAGCGACTGAAAACAAAAAAGCAGATGGCGGGTGCTGCTGTTCGGAGGGTTGCTGCTAA
- the arsA gene encoding arsenical pump-driving ATPase produces the protein MKQFDLQHLNLTKYLFYTGKGGVGKTSIACATAVTLADSGKKVLLVSTDPASNLQDVFNTDLDGKGVSIAEVPGLVVANLDPIQAAVEYRESVVAPYRGKLPDAVILNMEEQLSGSCTVEIAAFNEFTNFITDQAAAKEYDHIIFDTAPTGHTLRMLQLPSAWSNFISESTHGASCLGQLSGLEERKEMYKEAVDTLADSKLTTLVLVSRPESSPLKEAERASKELADLGVHNQLLAVNGVLPAYDDNISESLYNKQQKALAGMPAGLKDIAAYFVPLRAYNITGIENVRNLLVKDSLFVSGNTLNAADIPTLRKVIDDLDTSGKKVIFTMGKGGVGKTTIAASIALGLSSRGKKVHLTTTDPAAHLKFVMDETSGITMSHIDEKEELRRYQEEVLSKARETMSADDVAYVEEDLRSPCTQEIAVFRAFAEIVERAENEIVVIDTAPTGHTLLLLDSTQSYHREVKRTQGDIPEAVKKLLPRLRNTDETEVIIVTLAETTPVFEAMRLEEDLKRAEIATKWWVINSSLYATETSNQLLKAKASHEIEWINKVGEISHDNFAVIRWNAEEIKDDKLLAL, from the coding sequence ATGAAACAGTTTGACTTGCAACATCTAAACCTTACAAAATACCTGTTCTATACAGGCAAGGGCGGCGTTGGAAAAACCTCTATTGCCTGTGCTACCGCTGTGACCCTCGCTGACAGCGGGAAGAAGGTGCTGCTTGTCAGCACCGACCCCGCATCCAATTTGCAGGATGTGTTTAATACCGATCTTGATGGTAAAGGTGTATCGATTGCGGAAGTGCCGGGGCTTGTAGTTGCAAACCTCGACCCAATACAGGCAGCGGTCGAATACCGCGAAAGCGTTGTTGCCCCTTACCGTGGTAAGTTGCCCGATGCGGTGATTTTAAACATGGAAGAACAGCTTTCCGGTTCCTGCACGGTTGAAATTGCTGCTTTCAATGAGTTCACAAACTTTATTACAGATCAAGCTGCCGCAAAGGAATATGACCACATTATTTTTGATACTGCCCCCACCGGCCACACTCTGCGGATGTTGCAACTGCCGAGCGCATGGAGCAATTTCATCAGCGAAAGCACACACGGCGCATCCTGCTTAGGACAGCTCTCTGGCTTGGAAGAACGCAAAGAAATGTACAAAGAAGCGGTAGACACCTTGGCCGACAGCAAATTAACCACCCTCGTCCTCGTATCCCGGCCTGAAAGCTCCCCTCTCAAAGAAGCGGAGCGGGCTTCAAAGGAACTTGCCGATTTGGGTGTACACAATCAGCTTCTGGCTGTGAATGGTGTCTTGCCTGCCTATGACGACAACATATCTGAAAGCCTGTATAATAAGCAGCAAAAGGCACTTGCCGGTATGCCCGCTGGACTGAAAGATATTGCTGCCTACTTTGTACCGCTACGCGCCTACAATATTACTGGCATAGAAAATGTCCGCAATCTGCTTGTCAAAGACAGCCTTTTCGTGAGTGGCAATACCTTAAATGCCGCTGATATTCCCACGCTTCGTAAGGTCATTGATGATTTGGATACAAGCGGGAAAAAAGTCATTTTTACGATGGGCAAAGGCGGTGTTGGGAAAACGACGATTGCCGCTTCCATCGCGCTTGGCCTATCGTCCAGAGGGAAAAAGGTCCATCTGACAACTACCGATCCCGCCGCCCATCTTAAATTTGTCATGGACGAAACAAGTGGCATTACCATGAGCCATATTGATGAAAAAGAAGAACTTCGGCGTTATCAGGAAGAAGTACTTTCTAAAGCGCGTGAAACCATGTCGGCAGATGATGTTGCTTATGTGGAGGAAGATTTGCGCTCCCCCTGTACACAGGAAATCGCCGTATTCCGTGCTTTTGCCGAGATTGTGGAGCGGGCTGAAAATGAGATTGTTGTCATTGATACTGCACCTACAGGCCATACACTGCTGTTGCTTGATTCCACGCAGAGCTATCACCGCGAGGTAAAACGTACACAGGGGGACATCCCCGAAGCGGTCAAAAAGCTGCTGCCCCGTCTCCGCAATACCGATGAAACAGAGGTTATCATCGTAACCCTTGCAGAAACGACGCCTGTCTTTGAAGCCATGCGGTTGGAGGAAGATTTGAAGCGCGCCGAGATCGCAACAAAATGGTGGGTTATCAATTCCTCTCTTTACGCTACCGAAACAAGCAATCAGCTTTTGAAAGCCAAAGCCAGTCATGAAATTGAGTGGATAAATAAAGTGGGCGAAATCTCCCATGATAACTTTGCCGTTATCAGGTGGAACGCCGAAGAAATTAAAGATGATAAATTGCTCGCATTGTAA
- a CDS encoding arsenate reductase ArsC, which yields MEKVAFICVHNSCRSQIAEALGRHFAGDVLECYSAGTETKPQINGDAVRLMKQLYGIDMEQTQYSKLLSDIPPVDIVVTMGCNVQCPFLPCKHREDWGLDDPTGKSDEEFIKVIRTIESKVNELAALAF from the coding sequence ATGGAAAAAGTCGCATTTATTTGTGTCCATAATTCCTGTCGCAGTCAGATTGCTGAAGCGTTGGGCCGCCATTTTGCAGGTGATGTTTTGGAGTGTTATTCAGCCGGAACAGAAACCAAACCGCAAATCAATGGGGACGCTGTACGACTGATGAAACAACTTTACGGTATAGATATGGAGCAAACACAATATAGTAAGCTCTTGTCTGATATTCCTCCTGTGGATATTGTGGTGACGATGGGCTGTAATGTTCAGTGTCCGTTCCTCCCCTGCAAGCACCGAGAAGATTGGGGACTGGACGATCCGACAGGCAAAAGTGATGAAGAATTTATTAAAGTCATAAGAACCATTGAATCAAAGGTGAACGAATTAGCAGCACTTGCATTCTGA
- a CDS encoding DUF3991 and TOPRIM domain-containing protein, with the protein MRLRTQSRPMPFTEEQMKQVFDTNLIDFAVQNGFQIEKGDRHSVHVKNSGGLYLFNHGRGYYCFTTEKKGNIVDFVKDYFGQDFKGAVKMILGCRAYEMTEHYVPPSEKKPKGDLVLPPKDKNFNRTIAYLTGTRGIDKEIVYAMINAGKVYGARTEKSGYSFHNCAFVGYDEAGKPRYCALRAPSADSSFRQDVENSDKTYGFCMEGKSNRVYAFEAPIDAMSHATLCKFHGIDWREDHRVAEGCLSDKALYRYLQHHPEITEIVFCYDNDMDGKLKDGTPHNHGQVQAELSAETFADLGYNTFIQTSKSKDFNLDLLAFREVADHIQPLKLESELER; encoded by the coding sequence ATGAGATTGAGAACACAGTCAAGGCCCATGCCATTTACTGAAGAACAGATGAAACAGGTCTTTGACACAAACCTGATTGATTTTGCCGTTCAGAACGGCTTTCAGATTGAAAAGGGCGACCGACACTCTGTTCATGTAAAAAACAGCGGCGGTCTTTACCTTTTCAATCATGGGCGGGGATATTATTGCTTCACCACTGAAAAAAAGGGCAATATCGTTGACTTTGTGAAAGACTATTTTGGGCAAGATTTCAAGGGCGCCGTGAAAATGATTTTGGGTTGCCGTGCTTATGAAATGACCGAACACTATGTCCCCCCCAGCGAAAAAAAGCCCAAGGGAGATTTGGTTCTGCCACCCAAGGACAAGAATTTCAACCGCACCATTGCCTACCTGACGGGGACTCGTGGCATTGACAAGGAAATCGTCTATGCCATGATAAACGCCGGTAAGGTTTACGGCGCAAGGACAGAGAAAAGCGGCTATTCGTTTCATAACTGTGCCTTTGTCGGATATGATGAAGCCGGTAAACCACGGTATTGTGCTCTGCGGGCGCCAAGTGCAGACAGCAGCTTTCGGCAGGATGTGGAAAATTCGGATAAGACCTATGGTTTTTGCATGGAGGGAAAATCAAATCGGGTGTACGCCTTTGAAGCCCCCATTGACGCCATGAGCCATGCCACCCTTTGCAAATTTCACGGCATTGACTGGAGGGAGGATCACCGGGTAGCCGAGGGCTGTCTGTCGGATAAGGCACTATACCGTTACCTTCAGCACCATCCTGAAATCACCGAGATTGTTTTTTGCTATGACAACGACATGGATGGCAAGCTAAAGGACGGTACACCACACAATCATGGTCAGGTGCAGGCGGAGCTTTCCGCTGAAACCTTTGCGGATTTGGGGTATAACACCTTTATCCAGACCTCGAAAAGCAAGGATTTTAACCTTGATCTCCTTGCTTTTCGAGAAGTTGCTGACCATATACAGCCGTTAAAGCTGGAATCGGAGCTGGAGCGGTAA
- a CDS encoding DUF3846 domain-containing protein: MQGFLKPYQVEQIKKKYPPDTRIQLDHMEGERDMPDGLQGVVKHVDDQGQLHMAWQNGRSLALIPNEDQFHIIQPEQKPEGNKIRVLVVEPGKAPYTQQIENDYRAMQKLVDGCIEFVPLPELSCHLYCNEEGKLIGMPGNRRLDNKDIICGSFFICAGDENGNDISLNDEQLRYYTERFREPEQYTDEEAHHVECEIKIMPSASDSIEDVMRMLGLLRDGNDGMER, encoded by the coding sequence ATGCAGGGATTTTTGAAACCTTATCAGGTGGAGCAGATTAAAAAGAAATACCCGCCCGACACACGCATCCAGCTTGACCACATGGAAGGAGAGCGTGATATGCCTGACGGCTTGCAGGGCGTGGTGAAGCACGTTGATGACCAAGGGCAGCTACACATGGCATGGCAGAATGGGCGTTCACTTGCGCTTATACCAAATGAAGATCAGTTTCATATCATCCAGCCTGAACAGAAACCGGAGGGAAATAAAATCCGTGTGCTGGTGGTGGAGCCGGGGAAAGCCCCTTATACCCAGCAAATTGAAAATGATTATCGGGCTATGCAGAAATTGGTGGACGGCTGTATTGAATTTGTTCCCTTGCCGGAACTGAGTTGCCACCTCTACTGCAATGAGGAAGGCAAGCTGATTGGTATGCCCGGAAACCGTCGCCTTGACAACAAAGATATTATCTGCGGTTCGTTTTTCATCTGCGCTGGAGATGAAAACGGAAACGATATTTCTCTGAATGATGAGCAGCTCCGCTACTACACCGAGCGTTTTCGGGAGCCGGAGCAATACACCGATGAGGAAGCCCACCATGTTGAATGTGAAATCAAGATTATGCCCTCCGCAAGCGACAGTATTGAGGATGTTATGCGTATGCTTGGGCTTTTGCGGGACGGCAATGACGGAATGGAGAGATAG